A single Gemmatimonadales bacterium DNA region contains:
- the dnaA gene encoding chromosomal replication initiator protein DnaA, producing MQLSAKEAWKRILDEAQRELPADIIRNWLEPTEAIALEEGNLIVGAPDQFAAEWNETKHASVLSRLAEPVVGRPTTIVFRVNEERRRRPQMDFFVQTTAAAPAAAAANTSTQPLNERYTFETFVIGKSNELAAAAAHAIAEAPGKTYNPLFIYGATGLGKTHLMQAIAHARLTKASDVRVLYVGAEQFLNEVIESIHSRTMPDFRRRYRSEVDLFLVDDVHFLEGKEQTQEEFFHTFNALHQANKQIVLTSDRPPKEIPGLEARLVSRFESGMVADIGQPDLEHRIAILRKKQEQDHLELTIPDDVLRFIAEHVRSNVRELEGCIIKLLLYASLKHKEIAIELAREALSDKIRPGEDGADARARPLPTIHRVQEVVARRWGVTPEGLRSKARIKTLTVPRQIAMYLARELLQMQLVEIGQAFGGRDHSTVIHSVDKVQRQMSRDRSFREKIEYARQELCAE from the coding sequence ATGCAGCTGTCCGCGAAGGAAGCCTGGAAGCGCATCCTCGACGAGGCGCAGCGCGAACTTCCGGCCGATATCATACGTAACTGGCTCGAGCCCACTGAAGCGATCGCCCTTGAAGAGGGGAACCTGATCGTCGGCGCGCCCGATCAGTTTGCCGCGGAGTGGAACGAAACCAAGCACGCATCCGTCCTCTCCCGGCTCGCCGAGCCGGTGGTCGGGCGTCCGACCACGATCGTCTTCCGGGTGAACGAAGAGCGCCGCCGCCGCCCCCAGATGGACTTCTTCGTGCAGACCACCGCCGCCGCGCCCGCCGCCGCGGCCGCCAACACCAGCACGCAGCCGCTCAACGAGCGCTACACCTTCGAGACGTTCGTCATAGGCAAGTCGAACGAGCTCGCCGCCGCCGCCGCCCACGCCATCGCCGAAGCCCCGGGCAAGACCTACAACCCGCTCTTCATCTACGGCGCCACCGGTCTCGGCAAGACCCACTTGATGCAGGCGATCGCCCACGCGCGGCTCACGAAGGCCTCCGATGTCCGCGTGCTCTACGTGGGCGCCGAGCAGTTCCTCAACGAAGTGATTGAGAGCATCCACAGCCGGACCATGCCCGACTTCCGGCGCCGCTACCGAAGCGAGGTGGATCTCTTCCTGGTGGACGACGTCCACTTCCTCGAGGGCAAGGAGCAGACGCAGGAAGAGTTCTTTCACACGTTCAACGCATTGCACCAGGCCAACAAGCAGATCGTGCTCACCTCCGACCGCCCGCCCAAGGAGATCCCCGGTCTCGAGGCCCGGCTGGTGAGCCGCTTCGAGTCCGGCATGGTGGCCGACATCGGCCAGCCCGACCTGGAACACCGCATCGCCATTCTGCGCAAGAAGCAGGAGCAGGACCACCTGGAATTGACGATCCCGGACGACGTGCTCCGCTTCATCGCCGAACACGTGCGGTCGAACGTCCGGGAGCTCGAGGGGTGCATCATCAAGTTGCTGCTCTACGCCTCGCTCAAGCACAAGGAGATCGCCATCGAGCTCGCCCGCGAGGCGCTCTCGGACAAAATCCGGCCGGGTGAGGACGGCGCCGACGCACGGGCGCGGCCGCTGCCCACGATCCACCGGGTCCAGGAAGTGGTGGCGCGCCGGTGGGGCGTGACCCCGGAAGGCCTCCGCTCCAAGGCGCGGATCAAGACGCTCACCGTGCCCCGGCAGATCGCGATGTACCTGGCGCGCGAGCTCTTGCAGATGCAGCTGGTGGAAATCGGGCAAGCCTTCGGCGGGCGGGATCACTCGACGGTCATTCACAGCGTCGACAAGGTGCAGCGCCAGATGTCGCGCGACCGGAGCTTCCGCGAAAAGATCGAATACGCGCGCCAGGAGTTGTGCGCAGAGTAA
- the dnaN gene encoding DNA polymerase III subunit beta: protein MKLTITREQLQEGLVAVAASVPAKTTLPVLANILLEASKDGLRLSGTDLDIAVSTTVPAAVDQEGSITLPARKLVEIVRELPSAPIRLVASGEQRVTIECGRSKFRLLGLPREEFPAFPAVKFDGGWKVSAGDLQKLISHVAFAASTEESRPILNGVLWELRPERMRMVATNGHRLARMDVPAVTQVGTAQPAAGQQADLIVPPKALEQIRRLFGPEDEVEIARSDNHLGFRSARTQIFTRLIEGPYPNYEQVIPRENDKAATADRAALSAALRRMSIVASDQTHRIRMAFASGACKLSVQTPDLGEAQEEVTVTYDGDPLEIGFNASYLLEILKFIPTDEVRLTFKAPERAATCEPVGWNDSASFLTLVMPLRLVD, encoded by the coding sequence ATGAAGCTCACCATTACGCGGGAGCAGTTGCAGGAAGGGTTGGTCGCGGTCGCGGCAAGCGTGCCGGCCAAGACGACGCTGCCCGTGCTGGCCAACATTCTGCTCGAGGCCTCGAAGGACGGGCTCAGGCTGTCGGGCACCGATCTCGACATCGCCGTGAGCACGACAGTGCCGGCGGCGGTGGATCAGGAAGGCTCCATCACCCTTCCGGCCCGCAAGCTGGTCGAGATCGTGCGCGAGCTGCCGAGCGCCCCCATCCGCCTCGTGGCGAGCGGCGAGCAGCGGGTCACGATCGAGTGCGGGCGCTCCAAGTTCCGCCTGCTCGGTCTGCCTCGGGAGGAGTTTCCCGCATTCCCCGCGGTCAAGTTCGACGGCGGCTGGAAGGTGTCGGCGGGCGACCTGCAGAAGCTCATCAGCCACGTCGCCTTTGCTGCGAGCACGGAGGAAAGTCGGCCGATCCTGAACGGCGTGCTCTGGGAGCTCCGGCCGGAGCGGATGCGGATGGTGGCGACCAACGGCCATCGGCTGGCGCGCATGGACGTACCCGCCGTGACCCAGGTGGGAACCGCGCAGCCGGCGGCCGGCCAGCAGGCCGATCTCATCGTGCCGCCCAAGGCACTGGAGCAGATCCGGCGTCTCTTCGGGCCCGAGGACGAGGTCGAGATCGCCCGAAGCGACAATCATCTCGGCTTCCGCTCCGCGCGCACCCAGATCTTCACCCGGCTCATCGAGGGGCCCTACCCCAATTACGAGCAGGTCATCCCGCGGGAGAACGACAAGGCCGCCACCGCCGATCGCGCAGCGCTCTCGGCCGCGCTTCGCCGCATGAGCATCGTGGCGAGCGACCAGACCCACCGCATCCGCATGGCCTTCGCGAGCGGCGCGTGCAAGCTGTCGGTGCAGACGCCGGACCTGGGCGAGGCGCAGGAGGAAGTCACGGTCACCTACGACGGCGATCCGCTCGAGATCGGCTTCAACGCTTCCTACCTGCTCGAGATCCTGAAGTTCATCCCGACCGACGAAGTGCGGCTCACGTTCAAGGCGCCGGAACGGGCGGCCACCTGCGAACCGGTCGGCTGGAATGATTCGGCGAGTTTTCTCACCCTCGTGATGCCGCTTCGACTGGTGGACTGA